The following are encoded in a window of Peromyscus leucopus breed LL Stock chromosome X, UCI_PerLeu_2.1, whole genome shotgun sequence genomic DNA:
- the Prr32 gene encoding proline-rich protein 32, with protein MACTEIGLEGHSCSSIMVPVDKNGSKETRHNVPLWCLKCMRKDDEDDTECWARPRVPLRRPFTVPTPGACILENPRALRHPFTLTPAIEKESLATEVNSSEGLESQNKKDHDSINMSQEISGSPMALMIGGPRVVSAVSEGNGNSSKPYMPVPRSQGFFPPRGPQSRGPRYVPTLRSGIMMEVTPRNGRMAYNGSLAHVSFPLGSPRHPVDNWQQRPPLHLSTNVSGLPCSTAYCFMPPQPPAFNPFPVMPSPFASPLRFGPPLLPFFFLYNTGAIHPPPYLN; from the exons ATGGCTTGTACTGAAATCGG GCTTGAAGGGCATAGCTGTTCATCCATAATGGTACCTGTGGACAAAAATGGAAGCAAGGAGACACGTCACAATGTGCCACTTTGGTGTCTGAAGTGCATGCGGAAGGATGATGAAGATGATACCGAATGCTGGGCCCGCCCTCGGGTCCCCCTGAGACGCCCCTTCACTGTGCCGACACCAGGAGCCTGCATTCTTGAAAATCCAAGAGCTCTGAGACACCCTTTTACACTAACACCTGCTATTGAGAAAGAGTCCTTAGCAACAGAAGTAAACAGCTCGGAGGGCCTGGAAAGCCAGAACAAGAAGGATCATGATTCTATTAATATGTCCCAGGAAATCTCTGGAAGCCCAATGGCACTGATGATCGGAGGTCCAAGAGTTGTTAGTGCAGTTAGTGAGGGAAATGGCAATAGCTCAAAGCCATATATGCCTGTGCCTAGATCCCAAGGGTTCTTTCCACCAAGGGGCCCACAGTCACGAGGCCCTCGATATGTCCCCACACTTAGATCGGGGATAATGATGGAGGTGACTCCAAGAAATGGTAGAATGGCATACAATGGCAGCCTGGCCCATGTTTCTTTCCCACTGGGAAGTCCAAGGCACCCTGTGGATAATTGGCAGCAGAGACCTCCTCTCCATTTGTCAACCAATGTTTCAGGCTTACCTTGCTCTACTGCTTACTGCTTCATGCCGCCTCAACCACCAGCGTTCAATCCATTTCCTGTGATGccttctccctttgcttctcCCCTGAGATTTGGCCCTCctctgttgccttttttttttctttataacactGGAGCAATTCATCCTCCTCCGTACTTAAACTAG